One window from the genome of Hippocampus zosterae strain Florida chromosome 7, ASM2543408v3, whole genome shotgun sequence encodes:
- the LOC127604302 gene encoding major histocompatibility complex class I-related gene protein-like encodes MNLLVPFVVTMHVHNLTAAIHTLNYFITTASQIPNLPEYWELAYVNGVQILQFDSNSRKMKAKHDWVNKITAEDPHFWERETRISIANEQVLKVSIERLKKRFNQSGGVHMIQRKIGCEWDDETGEVDGWEHYSYDGEDFISFELKTMRWIAAHQQAFITKNNWDRLDFLNFLKHWKDFLTDICPAQLKKHVRHGRDFLVRTALPTVSLLQKMPSSPVTCHATGFYPSASALFWRKDSEVIHEDVEMGETLPNHDGTFQTTAHLKVEVTAGVEGKYECVFQLAGVAEDIVTKLDRRIILSNARIQEEEVRKMTAIVVTLVILPLVVVVVVAGFHRQIGERHECFVGQEEPKGRFALRLFDKKLM; translated from the exons ATGAATTTACTCGTCCCCTTTGTTGTGACTATGCATGTACACAACTTGACGGCTG CCATTCACACGCTGAATTATTTCATCACAACGGCCTCTCAAATTCCAAACCTACCAGAGTACTGGGAGCTGGCTTATGTTAATGGCGTTCAGATTTTGCAGTTTGACAGCAACAGCAGGAAAATGAAAGCCAAACATGACTGGGTGAACAAAATCACAGCAGAGGATCCACACTTCTGGGAGAGAGAGACACGCATAAGTATTGCCAATGAGCAGGTTCTCAAAGTCAGCATTGAACGCTTGAAAAAGCGCTTCAACCAAAGTGGAG GTGTTCACATGATCCAGAGGAAAATTGGCTGTGAATGGGATGATGAAACTGGTGAAGTTGATGGCTGGGAACACTACAGTTATGACGGAGAAGACTTCATATCATTTGAGCTGAAGACGATGAGATGGATCGCAGCACATCAACAAGCTTTTATCACAAAAAACAATTGGGACCGgttggattttttaaattttttaaaacactggaaGGATTTCCTCACTGATATTTGTCCTGCCCAGTTGAAGAAGCATGTGAGACATGGGAGGGACTTCCTGGTGAGAACAG CGCTTCCCACAGTGTCTCTCCTCCAGAAGATGCCCTCCTCTCCCGTTACCTGCCACGCGACGGGTTTCTACCCCAGTGCGTCGGCCCTTTTTTGGAGGAAGGACAGCGAGGTGATCCACGAGGACGTGGAGATGGGGGAGACCCTCCCCAACCATGACGGAACCTTCCAGACCACAGCCCACCTGAAAGTGGAAGTGACGGCCGGTGTGGAGGGCAAGTATGAATGTGTGTTCCAGCTTGCCGGCGTCGCGGAAGACATCGTCACCAAGCTGGACAGAAGAATCATCCTGAGCAACGCGCGTATCCAAG aagaagaagtcagGAAGATGACGGCCATCGTTGTCACGTTGGTGATCCTTcctctggtggtggtggtggttgttgccgGGTTCCATCGCCAGATAGGTGAGCGACACGAATGCTTCGTCGGTCAGGAGGAGCCAAAGGGAAGATTTGCCTTGCGCCTTTTTGACAAAAAGTTAATGTAA